A genome region from Rhizobium sp. NXC14 includes the following:
- a CDS encoding FAD-dependent oxidoreductase — MDYDVIIIGGGLVGVSIAWGLSTCGQRIAVIDEGDVANRAARANFGLVWSSSKGLGNAAYSRWSRISTANWHQLAAELKAETGVDTGFVQSGGFSIRLTSTELERGITSMAKLAGQPGMEAEGTPPLEYEILDQAETRRRLPLVGETVAGAIFSPLDGHVNPLRLFAGFHKALKQRGVHYLPHRQTITISHRAGTFELAGDGWRLGAGKIVLAAGLGNTALAPMVGLNVPLSPSRGQIIVTERLKPFLSHATGHLRQTDEGSVLIGESKETTIDHQRPRGPITAVLAERAVRTFPLLKDASAVRIWAAFRVVTPDGYPIYEQSERFPGAFACACHSGVTLAANHALVLSRQISAGALSDDLSAFHSRRFHVPAAA; from the coding sequence ATGGATTACGACGTAATCATCATCGGCGGCGGCCTTGTGGGCGTATCGATTGCCTGGGGTCTGTCCACGTGCGGACAAAGGATTGCCGTCATCGATGAAGGCGATGTGGCAAACAGGGCGGCACGGGCGAATTTCGGTCTCGTATGGAGTTCAAGCAAGGGCCTCGGCAACGCCGCCTATTCGCGGTGGTCGCGAATCTCGACTGCAAACTGGCACCAGTTGGCGGCCGAGCTCAAGGCCGAAACCGGCGTCGACACTGGATTCGTCCAATCGGGCGGCTTCTCAATTCGGCTCACGTCTACGGAGCTGGAACGCGGGATCACATCCATGGCGAAGCTGGCCGGCCAGCCCGGAATGGAGGCGGAAGGAACCCCACCGCTCGAATATGAGATACTCGATCAGGCGGAGACGCGTCGCCGCTTGCCGCTGGTCGGCGAGACCGTGGCAGGGGCGATTTTCAGCCCGCTCGATGGACACGTTAATCCGCTGCGGCTGTTCGCAGGCTTTCATAAGGCGCTTAAGCAGCGTGGCGTTCATTATCTGCCGCATCGGCAGACGATTACGATCAGTCATCGCGCAGGTACGTTCGAATTGGCAGGAGACGGGTGGCGACTCGGTGCCGGCAAGATCGTCCTTGCTGCCGGGCTCGGCAACACCGCGCTCGCTCCGATGGTCGGGCTGAACGTTCCGCTCTCGCCCAGCCGCGGCCAGATCATTGTGACCGAGCGGCTGAAGCCCTTCCTAAGCCATGCCACCGGCCATCTGCGGCAGACAGACGAGGGATCTGTGCTGATCGGCGAAAGCAAGGAAACCACAATCGATCACCAGCGGCCGCGCGGGCCAATTACTGCGGTCCTGGCTGAGCGCGCCGTGCGCACATTCCCACTTCTAAAGGACGCCAGTGCAGTGCGGATCTGGGCCGCATTCCGAGTGGTGACGCCGGACGGCTACCCCATTTACGAGCAGTCAGAGAGGTTTCCTGGTGCGTTCGCATGTGCCTGCCATTCCGGCGTGACTCTGGCGGCCAATCATGCGCTGGTCCTGTCGCGGCAGATTTCAGCCGGCGCGCTTTCTGACGATCTTTCCGCATTTCATTCCCGGAGGTTCCATGTTCCGGCGGCTGCCTGA
- a CDS encoding NAD(P)/FAD-dependent oxidoreductase, which translates to MIRNIQSATDLAPAYDVVVVGAGPAGLSAAIEASIHGLAVLLADENEFPGGQIYRSVEHASDADLARMGPDYAAGRKLIERFRQGNLSYAPRATVWSVGPADEELDGAHPLEVGISLGGIARPIAAHRVILATGALERPFPFPGWTMPGVMTAGAAQILMKSSGLVPSGRTILAGTGALLYLVASQLLRAGVDVIAVVDATPRENWRTALVHLPAFVSSPHALKGLKLLFDVHRRARVIRGVTAIEAVGQEKFSALRASRGKNSLEIEGDLLLLHQGIAPNLNLTLAAGCDYYWDDHSAVFRPSVDACGASSVPGVLIAGDGAGIVGAVASALQGQLAGLNASFDLNLIDRNAYGERRARLTRELARAMRGRTFIERRFRSGEKFRIPEHDSTIVCRCEEITAGKLREVAALGVPGPNQMKAFTRCGMGPCQGRLCGLTAVELLAKCRGGSPSEAGYYRLRPPIKPVTLGGLAAWPHTDAAIVAVAGFIETRR; encoded by the coding sequence GTGATTAGAAACATTCAGTCTGCCACCGATCTCGCGCCTGCCTATGACGTCGTCGTCGTTGGCGCGGGCCCTGCCGGCCTCTCGGCAGCCATCGAAGCCTCGATCCACGGTCTCGCGGTTTTGCTCGCCGATGAAAATGAATTCCCTGGCGGGCAGATTTATCGGTCGGTCGAGCATGCATCAGATGCCGACCTCGCCCGCATGGGGCCGGACTACGCTGCCGGGCGGAAGCTCATCGAGCGATTTCGGCAAGGAAACTTGAGCTACGCCCCCCGTGCGACTGTGTGGAGTGTCGGGCCTGCTGACGAAGAATTGGACGGCGCGCATCCGCTCGAGGTCGGGATTTCCCTCGGCGGGATTGCTCGACCGATCGCCGCCCATCGGGTGATCCTCGCAACAGGCGCGCTCGAACGCCCGTTCCCGTTCCCAGGGTGGACCATGCCGGGTGTCATGACGGCGGGAGCGGCGCAGATCTTGATGAAGTCGTCAGGTCTCGTGCCGTCCGGGCGCACCATCCTCGCCGGAACCGGGGCGCTGCTGTACTTAGTGGCAAGCCAGCTTCTCCGGGCAGGCGTAGATGTCATCGCAGTTGTCGACGCCACGCCACGCGAGAACTGGCGTACGGCTCTCGTTCATCTGCCCGCCTTTGTCAGCTCACCCCATGCCCTTAAAGGCCTGAAACTTCTCTTCGATGTTCACCGGCGGGCGCGAGTCATTCGCGGGGTGACCGCAATCGAGGCCGTTGGGCAGGAAAAATTCAGCGCTTTGCGCGCGAGCAGGGGCAAGAATTCTCTCGAGATTGAAGGCGACCTTCTCCTCCTGCACCAAGGAATCGCGCCAAACCTCAATCTCACGCTAGCGGCGGGATGCGATTATTACTGGGACGACCATTCGGCCGTTTTCCGCCCGAGCGTCGATGCCTGCGGCGCAAGTTCCGTTCCAGGTGTTTTGATCGCCGGCGATGGTGCCGGCATCGTCGGCGCGGTTGCCTCCGCTCTCCAAGGGCAGTTGGCTGGCCTCAATGCCTCATTCGACTTAAACCTCATTGACCGAAATGCCTACGGAGAGCGTCGGGCACGGCTCACTCGAGAGCTAGCTCGTGCCATGAGAGGCAGGACGTTCATCGAGCGTCGCTTTCGTTCTGGCGAGAAATTCCGGATTCCAGAGCACGACAGCACCATCGTCTGCCGCTGCGAAGAAATTACGGCTGGCAAGCTGCGTGAGGTTGCAGCGCTCGGCGTGCCGGGCCCGAACCAGATGAAGGCGTTCACACGATGTGGAATGGGCCCATGTCAAGGCCGGCTGTGCGGCCTGACTGCGGTCGAACTGCTGGCAAAATGCCGTGGCGGCTCGCCCAGCGAGGCTGGTTACTATCGGCTGCGCCCGCCCATCAAACCAGTGACGCTGGGCGGGCTAGCCGCTTGGCCGCACACGGATGCAGCCATCGTCGCTGTCGCCGGGTTCATAGAAACGCGGCGCTGA
- a CDS encoding (2Fe-2S)-binding protein yields MFRRLPDRKESSISFTFNGMPTMARQGDSVAAALLAAGYGSTRRSPVSGAARGPYCMMGVCFECLVKIDGRPNQQGCMTNVAEGMRIETQEGAAMPRQEG; encoded by the coding sequence ATGTTCCGGCGGCTGCCTGACCGAAAGGAGAGTTCAATTTCATTCACATTCAACGGCATGCCGACCATGGCCAGACAAGGCGATAGCGTTGCCGCCGCACTGCTGGCCGCGGGATATGGCAGCACGCGTCGCAGCCCGGTCTCCGGCGCCGCCCGTGGTCCTTACTGCATGATGGGTGTCTGCTTCGAGTGCCTCGTCAAAATCGATGGCCGGCCGAACCAACAGGGTTGCATGACCAACGTTGCGGAGGGGATGCGGATCGAAACACAGGAGGGCGCGGCCATGCCGAGGCAGGAAGGGTGA